A stretch of the Notamacropus eugenii isolate mMacEug1 chromosome 2, mMacEug1.pri_v2, whole genome shotgun sequence genome encodes the following:
- the AP1S1 gene encoding AP-1 complex subunit sigma-1A — protein sequence MMRFMLLFSRQGKLRLQKWYLAMSDKERKKMVRELMQVVLARKPKMCSFLEWRDLKVVYKRYASLYFCCAIEGQDNELITLELIHRYVELLDKYFGSVCELDIIFNFEKAYFILDEFLMGGDVQDTSKKSVLKAIEQADLLQEEDESPRSVLEEMGLA from the exons ATG ATGCGGTTCATGCTGCTGTTCAGCCGGCAGGGGAAGCTGCGGCTGCAGAAATGGTACCTGGCTATGTCAgacaaggagaggaaaaagatggTTCGAGAGCTTATGCAGGTCGTCCTGGCCAGAAAGCCCAAGATGTGCAGCTTCCTGGAGTGGAGAGACCTCAAAGTTGTCTATAAGAG ATATGCCAGTCTCTACTTCTGCTGCGCCATTGAGGGCCAAGATAATGAGCTCATAACACTGGAACTGATCCACCGATACGTGGAACTCCTGGACAAATACTTTGGCAGC GTATGTGAACTTGACATCATCTTCAACTTTGAGAAGGCCTACTTCATCTTGGATGAATTTCTGATGGGTGGTGATGTCCAGGATACCTCTAAGAAAAGTGTGTTAAAGGCCATAGAACAAGCAGATCTATTACAGGAG gaagatgagtcacCTCGAAGTGTCCTGGAGGAAATGGGTTTGGCATAG
- the VGF gene encoding neurosecretory protein VGF, whose amino-acid sequence MRFPQLPAAAFFCLLLQMNSLQAAPPGRPDQSLSLPISEHENLAAGGGKPGKRESLDPEIREEKSPEHEPEEEDLFQGVDPRALAAVLLQALDHPASPPAPEVLQQQQQQQQQQQQQQQQQPPQPQPPQQQLQQQQQQKGEALLTETVRSQTHSRPAPEIGVPPTLSRIAEERSSEGSDPSEELEALESLLQELRAFSPGNAKREPEAAAAEAETHTHTLTRVNLESPGPERVWRASWGEFQARVPPPPSFPRRFQEQLPEGVSLPEVRQGESEPAVKTSQGESIAPLYKARQIESAPFSKMHRPESAAMSRLAAGGRLLQRGLAQVEAGRRQAEATRQAAAQEERLADLASDLLLQYLLQGGGGGGLERGVGDRGLQGEGEEEREREREEEEEGVIRGGEEEDEQGDEEDAEAEAEEVERGRQNALLFAEEEEGEAGAEDKRSQEETPGQKRKGQVEEGEEDEEEMDPQTIDSLIELSTKLHLPADDVVSIIEEVEEKRKRKKNAPPEPLPPPRAPPAPTHFRSPKLPPPQSFPAQDELQDWNEVLPPWDRDEVFPPEPNYPFPNYIQPRTLLPPLSSPTRRHHYHAQPAEGSQYHFGLSPQGRRGEEEERQQQEEEELENYIEHVLLRRPGLFP is encoded by the coding sequence ATGAGATTCCCACAGCTGCCTGCTGCCGCCTTCTTCTGCCTCTTGCTACAGATGAACAGTCTACAAGCAGCGCCCCCGGGGCGCCCAGATCAGTCGCTGTCGCTTCCCATATCTGAACACGAAAACTTGGCAGCTGGAGGAGGGAAGCCAGGGAAAAGAGAGAGCCTAGATCCGGAGATAAGGGAGGAGAAAAGCCCAGAACACGAGCCTGAGGAAGAAGATCTATTCCAGGGAGTAGATCCACGGGCGCTGGCCGCGGTCTTGTTACAGGCGCTAGATCATCCTGCCTCGCCCCCGGCTCCAGAGGtcttgcagcagcagcagcagcagcagcagcagcagcagcagcagcagcagcagcagccaccgCAGCCGCAGCCGCCgcagcagcaactgcagcagcagcagcagcagaaaggAGAGGCTTTGCTAACAGAAACTGTGCGTAGCCAGACCCACAGCCGCCCGGCCCCAGAGATAGGGGTACCCCCGACGCTCTCCCGTATCGCAGAGGAGCGCAGCTCGGAGGGTTCCGATCCTTCCGAGGAACTAGAGGCACTTGAATCCCTGCTTCAGGAACTACGCGCTTTCAGCCCAGGGAATGCTAAACGAGAGCCAGAGGCTGCTGCGGCTGAGGCGGAAACGCATACCCATACACTGACCCGGGTTAACCTGGAGAGTCCCGGGCCTGAGCGCGTATGGAGGGCCTCTTGGGGAGAGTTCCAGGCGCgtgtccctccccctccctcatttcctcGACGGTTTCAGGAGCAATTGCCTGAGGGCGTGTCTCTCCCTGAGGTGCGCCAGGGTGAGAGCGAGCCTGCTGTAAAAACAAGCCAGGGCGAGAGCATCGCACCCCTCTACAAGGCGCGCCAGATCGAGAGTGCACCTTTCTCCAAAATGCACCGCCCAGAAAGCGCAGCCATGAGTAGGCTTGCAGCTGGAGGGCGCCTCCTGCAGCGGGGGCTGGCCCAGGTAGAGGCAGGTAGGAGGCAGGCTGAGGCTACGAGACAGGCGGCAGCCCAAGAGGAAAGACTGGCTGATCTTGCCTCTGACTTGCTGCTTCAATACCTGCTGCaaggtggcggcggcggcggcctgGAGCGAGGTGTGGGGGACCGGGGACttcagggggaaggggaggaggagagagaaagggagagggaggaggaggaagagggagtgatccgaggtggggaggaggaggacgagCAGGGGGATGAGGAAGACgctgaggcagaggcagaggaggTTGAGAGGGGGCGGCAGAATGCATTGCTATTcgcagaggaggaggaaggggaagctGGGGCTGAGGACAAGCGCTCCCAAGAGGAGACACCAGGTCAAAAGCGAAAGGGGCAggtggaagaaggggaagaagatgaggaagaaatggACCCGCAGACTATCGACAGCCTAATTGAGCTGTCTACTAAACTGCACCTGCCAGCCGACGACGTGGTCAGCATCAtagaggaggtggaggagaagcGGAAGCGGAAGAAGAACGCCCCTCCTgagcccctgcccccacctcGAGCCCCCCCCGCGCCTACTCACTTTCGCTCCCCAAAGCTCCCACCACCCCAATCTTTCCCCGCCCAAGATGAGCTGCAGGATTGGAACGAGGTGCTCCCACCCTGGGATAGGGATGAGGTGTTTCCCCCGGAGCCCAACTACCCCTTTCCTAACTACATCCAGCCCCGGACACTCCTCCCACCTCTCTCTTCACCGACCCGCCGCCACCACTACCACGCACAGCCCGCAGAGGGGTCGCAGTACCACTTCGGCCTTAGCCCCCAAGGGCGGCGGGGCGAGGAGGAAGAGcggcagcagcaggaggaggaggagctggaGAATTATATTGAGCACGTGCTGCTCAGACGCCCCGGCCTGTTCCCATGA